A window from Hymenobacter volaticus encodes these proteins:
- a CDS encoding PPK2 family polyphosphate kinase, producing the protein MKTSDEFNLVELPSHAPANFHKTATLRQMKSIKQELIALQDRLYAENTRSILVVLQGMDASGKDGLIRRVFSGLNPQGVRIHSFKEPTELELSHDFLWRVHQQVPPKGMIHVFNRSHYEDVLVTRVSGQVTTEEARRRFVAINNFEKLLQQAGTTILKFYLHVSEKEQQQRLQERITDPEKQWKYEAGDENKAKQWPEYRAVYEDVFEYCNPSSCPWQIIPADQNWYKAYAVANALRDTLAKLDPQYPHSKEERPKAKAMR; encoded by the coding sequence ATGAAAACTTCCGACGAATTCAACTTGGTTGAACTGCCCAGCCATGCCCCCGCCAACTTCCACAAAACTGCTACCCTGCGGCAGATGAAGAGCATCAAGCAGGAGTTGATTGCGTTGCAAGACCGCCTCTACGCCGAGAACACGCGCAGCATATTGGTGGTGTTGCAAGGAATGGATGCCAGCGGCAAAGACGGCCTGATTCGGCGGGTATTCAGCGGCCTCAATCCGCAGGGCGTACGGATACACTCGTTTAAGGAGCCCACCGAGTTGGAACTGTCCCACGACTTTCTGTGGCGGGTGCATCAGCAAGTGCCGCCCAAGGGCATGATTCATGTGTTCAACCGCTCCCATTACGAAGACGTGCTTGTAACGAGAGTGTCGGGGCAGGTAACGACCGAAGAAGCTCGGCGCCGGTTTGTGGCCATCAACAACTTCGAGAAGCTGTTGCAACAGGCGGGCACCACTATCCTTAAATTCTACTTGCACGTATCGGAAAAAGAGCAGCAGCAGCGCTTACAAGAGCGTATCACTGACCCTGAGAAGCAGTGGAAATACGAAGCTGGCGACGAAAACAAAGCCAAACAGTGGCCGGAATACCGTGCGGTGTATGAAGACGTGTTCGAGTACTGCAATCCAAGCAGTTGCCCATGGCAGATAATTCCTGCCGACCAAAACTGGTACAAAGCCTACGCCGTTGCTAATGCCCTGCGCGATACGTTAGCCAAACTCGATCCGCAATACCCTCATTCAAAAGAAGAACGTCCGAAGGCTAAGG
- a CDS encoding Hsp20/alpha crystallin family protein, producing the protein MAPQLDLLNTLGGGIAQAQMRVDKLKKGVVIRVAAPSVSPENVHVVLNNNRMTVYGEFRHQPEDQLGAPLFTRILDLPANLDLSRIDAIHENNELQVRIPYLDPSSQQREIEIKQR; encoded by the coding sequence ATGGCTCCGCAACTCGACCTGCTCAACACGTTGGGCGGTGGTATTGCACAAGCCCAAATGCGGGTTGATAAGCTAAAGAAAGGCGTGGTTATTCGGGTAGCAGCTCCTTCAGTTAGCCCCGAGAACGTCCACGTCGTACTCAACAACAACCGGATGACGGTATATGGCGAATTCCGCCACCAGCCTGAAGACCAGTTGGGCGCGCCCCTCTTTACGCGCATCCTCGACTTGCCCGCTAACCTGGACTTGTCGCGTATTGATGCCATTCACGAGAACAACGAGCTGCAAGTGCGCATTCCTTATCTGGACCCAAGCAGCCAACAGCGCGAAATCGAAATCAAGCAGCGTTAG
- a CDS encoding VF530 family DNA-binding protein — protein MSVSTSSASDARDENGHLIRELHGVTLASIVEYLQAHYGWSGLDQRLRMNCFAENPSVKSTLTFLRRTPWARAKVEALYIDTRTAEVNAKHK, from the coding sequence ATGTCTGTATCTACCTCTTCTGCTTCCGATGCCCGCGACGAAAATGGGCACCTCATCCGTGAACTACACGGTGTTACGCTGGCCTCTATCGTCGAGTATTTGCAAGCGCACTACGGCTGGTCGGGACTGGATCAGCGGCTGCGCATGAACTGTTTTGCGGAAAACCCAAGCGTGAAATCAACCCTCACTTTTCTGCGCCGCACGCCTTGGGCTCGCGCTAAAGTGGAAGCATTGTACATTGATACCCGCACTGCCGAAGTAAACGCCAAGCACAAGTAA
- a CDS encoding glycoside hydrolase family 25 protein, giving the protein MKRRLAPPASPAPWRPLLRWMGLLLLVATLVFYGHYRRQLHRHVRRAWASFASGRLTGREKTPLLAGYAVHGIDVSSYQGRIDWKEVSRNHVKFAFIKATEGVTMRDSRFQRNWNAARQAGIYRGAYHYFQPTYDGARQANLFTRTVPLAPGDLPPVLDVEHAEFHDVSVMRRNVAVWLRLVERHYGVRPILYSNYSFYKRYLAGHFDKYPLWLAHYEVDQPRLPREKWIIWQHSDESYIPGIRGTVDFNVFQGSFQSLLALRIPAKVVTTQPAK; this is encoded by the coding sequence ATGAAACGTCGCCTTGCCCCTCCTGCGTCTCCCGCCCCGTGGCGTCCGCTGCTTCGCTGGATGGGGTTGCTGTTGTTGGTGGCGACGCTGGTTTTTTATGGGCATTATCGGCGCCAGTTGCACCGCCACGTACGCCGGGCATGGGCCTCTTTCGCGAGCGGACGCCTGACTGGCCGCGAGAAAACGCCGTTGCTAGCGGGCTACGCCGTGCACGGCATTGATGTGTCGTCGTACCAAGGGCGTATCGACTGGAAGGAAGTATCGCGCAACCACGTGAAGTTTGCTTTCATCAAAGCTACGGAAGGCGTCACGATGCGTGACTCTCGCTTTCAGCGCAACTGGAATGCCGCCCGCCAAGCCGGTATCTACCGCGGCGCCTACCACTACTTTCAGCCCACCTACGACGGCGCCCGGCAAGCCAACCTTTTCACCCGCACCGTGCCCCTGGCCCCCGGCGACCTGCCTCCGGTGCTCGATGTCGAACACGCCGAATTCCACGATGTATCCGTCATGCGCCGTAATGTGGCCGTGTGGCTACGGCTGGTTGAGCGCCACTACGGCGTGCGCCCTATCCTATACTCCAACTACAGCTTCTACAAGCGCTACCTCGCCGGCCACTTCGACAAGTACCCGCTGTGGCTGGCGCACTACGAGGTCGACCAACCGCGCTTGCCGCGTGAGAAGTGGATTATCTGGCAGCATTCCGACGAGTCCTACATTCCAGGTATCCGCGGCACCGTGGATTTCAACGTCTTTCAGGGCAGTTTTCAAAGCTTGCTAGCGTTGCGCATTCCGGCTAAGGTAGTTACCACGCAGCCCGCCAAGTAA
- a CDS encoding septal ring lytic transglycosylase RlpA family protein — translation MVMLTSLLGACSGGKSAFTQSGQGSYYADKFEGRKTASGTTYRGSKRTAAHNTLPFGTVIRVTNPRNHRSVKVTVTDRGPHAKGRIVDLSRKAARKIGIIDAGVAPVQLKVVKKKR, via the coding sequence ATGGTTATGCTAACCAGCTTGCTAGGAGCGTGTTCTGGCGGCAAATCGGCTTTCACCCAAAGTGGGCAGGGTTCCTACTACGCCGACAAGTTTGAAGGACGCAAAACGGCCAGCGGCACTACCTACCGGGGCAGCAAGCGCACCGCGGCACACAACACCTTACCGTTCGGCACTGTGATTCGCGTGACGAATCCGCGCAACCACCGCTCCGTAAAAGTTACCGTCACGGACCGGGGCCCGCACGCCAAGGGCCGCATCGTGGACCTTTCCCGAAAAGCCGCCCGCAAAATCGGCATTATCGACGCCGGTGTGGCTCCCGTACAACTGAAAGTGGTGAAGAAGAAAAGATAG
- a CDS encoding DUF6799 domain-containing protein — protein MNKTSTFVLALLLGLGSVAAQAQTKVPPRKPVQPKARVASTGASIKDGVTMKEGKVLMTQSGITNPVTQEAALVNGTKIKPDGTVTMADGTTATLKEGDYLSLSGRLTTAAAKAQQDSLIQATRDNSKSKSKKKKGR, from the coding sequence ATGAATAAAACTTCCACTTTTGTTTTGGCTTTGCTGCTGGGATTGGGCAGCGTAGCCGCGCAGGCGCAAACGAAGGTGCCGCCCCGCAAGCCGGTGCAGCCCAAGGCCCGAGTTGCCAGCACAGGAGCTAGCATCAAGGATGGAGTGACAATGAAGGAGGGCAAGGTGCTGATGACGCAAAGCGGTATCACGAATCCGGTTACCCAGGAAGCAGCCCTCGTGAACGGCACCAAGATCAAGCCCGACGGCACCGTAACGATGGCCGATGGCACTACCGCCACTCTGAAGGAAGGTGACTATCTGTCTTTGTCGGGCCGCTTGACTACGGCCGCCGCCAAAGCGCAGCAAGACAGCTTGATTCAAGCCACTAGAGACAACAGCAAGTCGAAATCGAAAAAGAAAAAGGGCCGGTAA
- a CDS encoding DUF3140 domain-containing protein — translation MSSAPKTDDNIYAQFKADVNMTAAELEKWLKTDESNSVGQDSGDGQSIGHKSGEHIIRILQKKQADLTPDDEAHMHKVHSYVSRHSAQKPDSDIEHSRWRYSLMNWGHDPTKK, via the coding sequence ATGAGTTCAGCGCCCAAAACCGACGACAATATTTACGCCCAATTCAAAGCGGATGTGAACATGACCGCTGCTGAGCTAGAGAAATGGCTGAAAACCGACGAGTCGAACTCGGTGGGTCAAGACAGCGGCGACGGTCAGAGCATCGGGCACAAATCCGGTGAGCATATCATCCGTATCCTTCAGAAAAAGCAAGCCGACCTCACCCCCGACGATGAAGCCCACATGCACAAAGTGCATAGCTACGTTAGCCGCCATTCGGCCCAGAAGCCCGACTCCGATATTGAACACTCCCGCTGGCGCTATTCACTTATGAACTGGGGCCACGACCCTACGAAAAAGTAA
- a CDS encoding DnaJ C-terminal domain-containing protein codes for MEYKDYYKALGVDKNATTDQIKKAYRKLARQYHPDVNPNNPEAERKFKEVNEANEVLSDEEKRRKYDELGTDWQRYQQAGAGRGQAQGGFDWSQYAQQGGFSGADFGDGADFSDFFGSIFGNMGGRSGGTRAGAGSDYQAELELTLEDAYRGGPRTLNVSGKSLRITIHPGVEDGQTIRLRDQGAPGRNGGPNGSLYITLRVLPDPRFARNGNDLTQEVQVPLYRALLGGEQVVDTLSGPVKINIKPETQNGTRLRLRGKGFPVYRKEGQFGDLYLRLTVQLPQQLTDKEKELIRQLAALRND; via the coding sequence ATGGAATACAAGGATTATTACAAGGCGCTGGGCGTAGATAAAAACGCCACCACCGACCAGATCAAGAAAGCCTACCGCAAACTGGCCCGCCAATATCACCCCGACGTGAACCCCAACAATCCGGAGGCGGAGCGTAAGTTCAAGGAAGTGAACGAGGCCAACGAAGTGCTTTCGGACGAGGAAAAGCGTCGCAAGTACGACGAACTAGGAACCGATTGGCAACGGTATCAGCAAGCGGGCGCGGGCCGCGGCCAAGCGCAAGGCGGCTTCGACTGGTCACAGTATGCGCAACAAGGTGGGTTCAGCGGTGCCGACTTCGGCGACGGCGCCGACTTCTCGGACTTTTTCGGCTCTATCTTCGGCAACATGGGTGGCCGCTCTGGTGGTACCCGCGCCGGAGCTGGCTCCGACTATCAGGCCGAATTAGAACTGACGCTGGAAGATGCTTACCGCGGCGGTCCGCGCACCCTCAACGTGAGCGGTAAAAGCCTACGCATCACTATCCATCCGGGCGTCGAGGATGGCCAAACCATCCGGCTGCGCGACCAAGGAGCCCCCGGCCGCAACGGAGGCCCCAATGGCTCGCTCTACATCACGCTGCGCGTACTGCCCGACCCACGCTTTGCCCGCAACGGCAACGACCTCACGCAGGAAGTGCAAGTACCACTCTACCGCGCCTTGCTAGGTGGCGAGCAGGTGGTCGATACCTTGTCGGGGCCAGTGAAAATCAACATCAAGCCCGAAACGCAAAACGGCACCCGTCTACGGCTGCGGGGCAAAGGCTTTCCGGTGTACCGGAAAGAAGGGCAGTTTGGCGACTTATACCTCCGCCTGACAGTACAGCTTCCGCAGCAGCTCACTGACAAAGAGAAAGAGTTGATTCGGCAATTAGCCGCCCTGCGCAATGACTAA
- a CDS encoding ZIP family metal transporter has product MWFAVLLLFCTVLGAGWATQLVPTASTTWMKPLLAFSGAYLFTLTITHLLPEALLLVPGDMHRIGYFVLAGFFGQLVLEVFSQGVEHGHVHHHTSHAGHVPFLLLFSLLVHSFLEGSILVKAPAAGTVSDNFYAILTGVALHHIPAAFALVAALMLRLGSFRRALPFLVLFALAAPIGIVISNYVVLDQLLTGGLYAALLGFVAGNFLHVSTTILFETSPEHRLNLPKLAATLAGTALALGVELL; this is encoded by the coding sequence ATGTGGTTTGCCGTTCTGCTGTTGTTCTGTACTGTGTTGGGAGCCGGCTGGGCTACTCAACTGGTGCCAACAGCCAGTACTACTTGGATGAAGCCGCTGCTCGCTTTTAGCGGCGCTTATCTATTCACACTCACTATCACCCACTTGCTGCCCGAAGCCCTCCTGCTGGTGCCTGGCGATATGCACCGCATTGGCTACTTTGTGTTGGCCGGGTTTTTTGGGCAGTTGGTGCTGGAGGTATTTTCGCAGGGTGTAGAGCATGGGCATGTACATCATCATACTTCACACGCCGGGCACGTACCTTTTCTGCTGTTGTTTTCGCTTTTGGTTCACTCCTTTCTGGAGGGCAGCATCTTGGTAAAGGCGCCTGCCGCCGGCACCGTGAGCGACAATTTTTACGCTATTCTGACGGGGGTGGCTCTGCACCACATTCCGGCCGCTTTTGCGCTGGTAGCCGCCCTGATGCTCCGGCTGGGTAGTTTCCGGCGGGCGTTGCCGTTTCTGGTGCTTTTCGCGCTGGCCGCTCCGATAGGTATCGTCATCAGTAACTACGTGGTACTGGACCAGCTTTTGACTGGAGGACTGTATGCGGCGCTACTTGGCTTTGTGGCCGGCAACTTCCTTCATGTATCTACCACTATTCTGTTCGAAACTAGTCCCGAGCATCGTCTTAACCTTCCCAAGCTAGCCGCTACCTTGGCCGGCACGGCTTTAGCGCTCGGTGTGGAGCTACTGTAG
- a CDS encoding class I SAM-dependent methyltransferase has product MSQVAAPEPEWFSTWFDSPYYHLLYRNRDYTEAGTFIDTLLKHLHPKPNAHLLDLACGKGRHALQLSERGYEVTGVDLSAESIAAARQQRHARLHFHVHDMRDPLPYGPFDLVLNLFTSFGYFQDESENVVALRNATAALRPSGKMVIDFLNTERTIRELVAHEQKVVEGVTFRMHRHLDRDFIVKEISFQTLSGQEYHYAERVRALTLERFEEYFYLAGLRVAEVLGDYHLNLYDVESSPRMIFILKK; this is encoded by the coding sequence ATGTCACAAGTTGCTGCGCCTGAGCCCGAGTGGTTTAGCACCTGGTTTGATTCGCCGTACTACCATCTGCTGTACCGCAACCGGGACTACACCGAGGCAGGTACATTCATTGATACGCTGCTAAAGCACCTGCACCCCAAACCTAACGCGCATCTGCTGGATTTGGCGTGCGGCAAAGGACGGCATGCGCTGCAGTTAAGCGAGCGAGGCTATGAGGTAACCGGGGTGGATTTGTCGGCGGAAAGTATTGCGGCGGCCCGGCAGCAAAGGCACGCGCGGCTGCACTTTCATGTGCACGACATGCGCGACCCGCTGCCGTACGGTCCCTTCGATCTAGTGCTGAACCTGTTCACTAGCTTCGGTTATTTTCAGGACGAGAGCGAAAACGTGGTGGCCCTGCGCAATGCTACGGCGGCTCTGCGACCTAGCGGCAAAATGGTTATCGATTTCCTGAACACGGAACGAACTATTCGGGAATTGGTAGCGCACGAACAGAAAGTAGTGGAAGGCGTTACCTTCCGCATGCATCGCCATCTAGACCGGGACTTCATTGTAAAGGAAATCAGCTTCCAAACCCTTAGTGGTCAAGAGTACCACTATGCAGAACGAGTGCGGGCCCTCACCCTCGAACGGTTCGAGGAGTACTTCTACTTGGCTGGGTTGCGGGTGGCTGAAGTGCTAGGCGACTACCACCTCAACCTTTACGACGTAGAAAGCAGCCCGCGCATGATTTTCATCTTGAAGAAGTAG
- a CDS encoding heavy metal-binding domain-containing protein — MKGFSWTRAAIAVLLTAGTGLSMGCESKPATSATAPAADGTGAAPAVAAAYICPMGCEGSASNEPGKCPVCDMALEPNPDHKPAAQ; from the coding sequence ATGAAAGGATTTTCCTGGACGCGGGCTGCAATAGCCGTGTTACTAACTGCTGGTACCGGCTTATCAATGGGGTGTGAGAGCAAACCAGCTACTTCTGCAACTGCTCCGGCAGCAGATGGTACTGGCGCAGCTCCGGCTGTAGCAGCTGCCTATATCTGCCCGATGGGCTGCGAAGGCAGTGCTAGCAACGAACCTGGCAAATGCCCGGTGTGCGATATGGCCTTGGAACCAAACCCTGACCATAAGCCGGCGGCACAGTAG
- the nadC gene encoding carboxylating nicotinate-nucleotide diphosphorylase, which yields MSPFHYFCAVQKPSYLTPEALTTFIRTALAEDVGDGDHSSLASIPADAQKRARLLVKDEGVLAGVELAHLIFREVDPALQVNQLLADGARVKHGDVVLTVEGRAQSILTAERLVLNCMQRMSGIATNTAHISTLLAGTKARLLDTRKTTPNFRLCEKWAVLIGGGVNHRYGLFDMIILKDNHVDYAGGIRQAIEATQAYLRQTGRQLPIEVETRSLAEVQQALDTGGISRIMLDNMSPAQLREAVQLIDGRYPTEASGGITEHTIAEVAASGVDFISVGALTHSTKSLDLSLKAY from the coding sequence ATGAGCCCTTTTCACTATTTTTGCGCCGTGCAAAAACCCTCCTACCTCACCCCCGAAGCATTAACTACTTTCATCCGCACGGCTCTTGCAGAAGATGTAGGCGACGGTGACCATTCTTCCCTAGCCTCAATCCCGGCCGACGCGCAAAAACGGGCCCGGTTGCTGGTGAAAGACGAAGGTGTATTGGCCGGGGTGGAGCTAGCACACCTGATTTTTCGGGAAGTAGACCCAGCCCTGCAAGTAAATCAGCTGCTGGCCGACGGAGCCCGCGTAAAGCACGGCGACGTGGTACTGACTGTGGAGGGCCGCGCTCAAAGCATCCTGACAGCGGAACGGCTGGTGCTCAACTGCATGCAGCGCATGAGCGGTATTGCCACTAACACAGCACACATCTCCACGCTGCTAGCTGGCACCAAAGCCCGCTTGCTCGATACCCGCAAAACCACACCCAACTTTCGGCTGTGTGAAAAGTGGGCGGTGCTCATTGGGGGCGGAGTTAATCACCGCTACGGCCTTTTCGACATGATTATCCTCAAGGACAACCACGTCGATTATGCGGGCGGTATCCGGCAGGCCATAGAAGCCACCCAGGCCTACCTCCGCCAAACAGGTCGGCAACTGCCTATCGAAGTGGAAACCCGCAGCCTGGCGGAAGTGCAGCAAGCACTCGACACTGGGGGAATTAGCCGCATTATGCTCGACAATATGTCACCGGCCCAGCTGCGTGAGGCCGTCCAACTTATTGATGGTCGCTACCCAACCGAAGCCAGTGGCGGCATCACCGAGCATACCATTGCCGAAGTGGCCGCATCAGGTGTCGATTTTATTTCGGTGGGAGCCCTTACACACTCAACTAAAAGTCTCGACCTTAGTTTAAAAGCTTATTAA
- a CDS encoding DUF4783 domain-containing protein, translated as MKRILFQALVCGWLLLLSAVGQAQGDVFGSIGGALRNASSKELSQYFGATVEISIDGDRQSYSATQAEFVMKDFFAKTAPASFEIVHQGGSDGGIPYAVGKYKSKDAMYRVIVKMQNANGALRIENMAFTKE; from the coding sequence ATGAAACGCATTCTTTTTCAAGCTCTCGTGTGCGGATGGCTACTATTGCTTTCGGCGGTGGGGCAGGCGCAGGGCGACGTATTTGGCTCTATTGGTGGCGCTTTGCGTAATGCTTCTTCCAAAGAACTGTCGCAATACTTTGGCGCAACCGTCGAAATTAGCATTGATGGGGACCGGCAGAGCTACAGTGCCACTCAGGCTGAATTTGTGATGAAAGACTTTTTTGCCAAAACGGCACCTGCCAGTTTCGAAATAGTACACCAAGGTGGCAGTGATGGTGGGATTCCCTACGCAGTAGGTAAATACAAAAGCAAAGACGCCATGTACCGCGTAATTGTGAAGATGCAAAACGCCAATGGTGCTTTGCGAATTGAAAATATGGCTTTCACCAAAGAATAA
- the gpmI gene encoding 2,3-bisphosphoglycerate-independent phosphoglycerate mutase, with translation MNKQVLLVILDGWGLAKNKEVSAVDKAQTPFVDSLFQRFPHSKLQASGEAVGLPDGQMGNSEVGHMNIGAGRVVYQELVRINKAIRERKLASIPALEKAFEYARTSGKTMHFMGLLSDGGVHSHIEHLKALCTLAHDADVHKVFIHAFTDGRDTDPKGGVAYVNDLEQHLQHGASGKIASIVGRYYAMDRDNRWERVKVAYDLLVNGKGTPSQNLIQSMQDSYKEGVTDEFLKPIVKVGADGTPLATIQEGDVVICFNFRTDRGREITQALTQQDFNAFQMHRLNLHYLTMTNYDATFTGVTPIFEKDNLDNTLGAVLEAHGKKQIRIAETEKYPHVTFFFSGGRETEFNGETRLMRPSPKVATYDLQPEMSAADLRDALVPELQAKSADFIVLNFANPDMVGHTGVFDAVVKAVETVDACAKAVIETALASNYACIVIADHGNAEYMINPDGSPNTAHTTNLVPCILADNDYHGTLADGKLGDIAPTVLALMGLPQPTDMTGVSLLQPQGTSTRA, from the coding sequence ATGAACAAGCAGGTATTGTTGGTGATTCTCGATGGCTGGGGTCTGGCCAAGAACAAAGAGGTTTCGGCAGTTGATAAAGCGCAAACCCCTTTCGTTGATTCGCTGTTTCAGCGGTTTCCGCACAGCAAGTTGCAAGCATCCGGCGAAGCCGTAGGGCTTCCTGATGGACAGATGGGCAATTCCGAGGTCGGACACATGAATATTGGCGCCGGCCGCGTGGTGTACCAGGAATTGGTCCGCATCAACAAAGCCATTCGGGAGCGGAAGCTAGCTTCTATTCCGGCCCTGGAAAAGGCATTTGAGTATGCTCGCACCAGCGGCAAAACCATGCACTTCATGGGCTTGCTTTCGGATGGTGGCGTGCACTCCCACATCGAGCACCTAAAAGCTCTCTGCACCCTGGCCCACGACGCCGACGTGCACAAGGTGTTCATCCATGCCTTCACCGACGGCCGCGACACCGACCCGAAAGGCGGCGTAGCGTATGTCAATGACTTAGAGCAGCACTTGCAGCACGGTGCCAGTGGTAAGATTGCCTCGATTGTAGGCCGCTACTACGCCATGGACCGCGACAACCGTTGGGAACGGGTGAAAGTGGCATACGACCTGCTGGTGAACGGCAAAGGCACCCCTTCGCAGAACCTGATTCAAAGCATGCAGGACTCCTATAAGGAAGGAGTTACAGACGAGTTTCTGAAGCCAATCGTGAAGGTGGGTGCAGATGGGACGCCGCTGGCTACCATCCAGGAAGGCGACGTGGTTATCTGCTTCAACTTCCGCACCGACCGGGGCCGCGAAATCACGCAGGCCCTGACGCAGCAGGATTTCAACGCCTTCCAGATGCACCGGCTGAACCTGCATTACCTCACCATGACCAACTACGACGCCACATTCACGGGCGTAACCCCCATCTTCGAGAAAGATAACCTCGACAATACGTTGGGTGCGGTACTGGAGGCTCATGGCAAGAAACAGATTCGCATTGCCGAAACTGAGAAGTACCCGCACGTCACGTTCTTCTTCTCGGGAGGCCGCGAAACTGAATTCAATGGCGAAACTCGCCTTATGCGTCCTTCGCCCAAAGTAGCCACCTACGACTTGCAACCCGAAATGAGCGCCGCCGACCTGCGCGACGCACTAGTGCCGGAGTTGCAAGCCAAGTCAGCCGACTTCATTGTCCTCAATTTCGCCAATCCCGACATGGTGGGTCACACCGGTGTATTCGATGCCGTAGTGAAAGCCGTGGAGACCGTGGATGCCTGCGCCAAAGCCGTTATAGAGACTGCCTTGGCTAGCAATTACGCGTGCATCGTTATTGCCGACCACGGTAATGCCGAATACATGATCAATCCGGACGGCTCACCCAATACGGCGCATACCACCAATCTGGTGCCCTGCATCTTAGCCGATAACGATTACCACGGTACCCTCGCCGACGGCAAGCTCGGTGATATTGCGCCTACGGTACTTGCGCTCATGGGCCTGCCGCAACCCACCGACATGACGGGTGTGAGTTTGTTGCAGCCCCAAGGAACCTCAACTCGTGCGTAA
- a CDS encoding secondary thiamine-phosphate synthase enzyme YjbQ: MIYIQKRLRLPALRRGFHLVTDLLVAELPELERIRMGTAHFFIQHTSASLSINENADPTVRVDFESYFNQAVPENAPYFRHTLEGPDDMPAHLKAAMLGHAVSMPITNGELALGTWQGVYLGEHRNQGGRRWVVATLMGTE, from the coding sequence ATGATCTACATCCAAAAGCGTTTGCGCTTACCGGCCTTGCGGCGTGGCTTTCATTTAGTTACGGACTTACTAGTTGCAGAACTGCCAGAGCTAGAGCGTATCCGTATGGGTACTGCGCATTTTTTCATTCAGCATACCTCTGCCAGCTTGAGCATCAACGAAAACGCTGATCCTACGGTGCGCGTTGATTTCGAGTCGTATTTCAACCAAGCGGTACCCGAAAATGCCCCGTACTTCCGTCATACACTAGAAGGCCCCGACGATATGCCAGCCCATCTCAAAGCAGCGATGCTCGGCCACGCCGTGAGCATGCCCATTACAAACGGGGAGTTGGCCCTTGGTACGTGGCAAGGCGTGTACTTGGGCGAGCACCGCAACCAGGGAGGCCGGCGCTGGGTAGTTGCGACGCTGATGGGCACAGAATAA